The Amylolactobacillus amylophilus DSM 20533 = JCM 1125 genome contains a region encoding:
- a CDS encoding lipopolysaccharide assembly protein LapA domain-containing protein, giving the protein MKNQKKLVLGLVTVLLVVVFALLNTNPASINFGFTHLDVPLILLIVLLLLIGAGVALLIGRGEGEAANNKKLTQKLAEQRKKLSEELGQKRAESEKVLNEQIAEQEKTISELKAQLAKFEQNETDSNSRNQ; this is encoded by the coding sequence ATGAAAAATCAAAAGAAACTGGTATTGGGTCTTGTTACCGTGCTACTTGTGGTGGTCTTTGCATTATTGAATACCAACCCAGCAAGCATCAACTTTGGTTTTACGCACCTAGATGTACCGCTGATTCTGTTAATAGTCCTCCTTTTACTAATCGGTGCCGGCGTAGCACTACTAATCGGTCGTGGTGAAGGTGAAGCCGCCAATAATAAAAAGCTGACACAGAAGCTGGCAGAACAACGAAAAAAACTGAGCGAGGAACTGGGACAAAAACGCGCTGAATCAGAGAAAGTCTTGAATGAGCAGATTGCTGAACAGGAAAAGACAATTAGTGAGTTAAAGGCTCAACTGGCTAAATTTGAACAGAACGAAACGGATTCTAATTCACGAAATCAATAA
- the rpmF gene encoding 50S ribosomal protein L32, which translates to MAVPARRTSKQKKRQRRGHIKLSVPSMHYDATIGEYRLSHRVSPSGYYKGRQVVNAEQENN; encoded by the coding sequence ATGGCAGTTCCAGCACGCAGAACATCAAAGCAAAAGAAGCGTCAACGTCGTGGACACATTAAATTGAGTGTTCCTTCAATGCATTATGATGCAACTATCGGCGAATACCGTTTGAGCCACAGAGTTTCACCAAGTGGTTACTACAAGGGTCGTCAAGTTGTTAACGCTGAACAAGAAAACAATTAA
- a CDS encoding bifunctional metallophosphatase/5'-nucleotidase — protein MKLAILETSDTHGYIFPGNYLVRGDYSDSFGLLRAKTVFDQVYHSYGRGQVVSIENGDTLQGSALASYMTHLRSSAAIADFQSAYNALDYDFGVLGNHDFNYGTELLTANFAVANRKLINANIIDKSTRQPFMGEEFALIERGGLKIAVIGVTTKYIPHWESPAHIHNLEFLDVVDTLKRIVPQVRKHADLVIVSYHGGFESDLVTGEPTERITGENQGYAILQEVAGIDVLLTGHQHREIATVVNDVVVVQPGYQAKDVTMVEIEYEFEDGQAVIKKKTPQLLKTANYEVEHKLRDQLTMFNDAVEDWLDKPVGSLTEPLKLESGAKARINDDPYLNFIHQVQLSLTDADISAASIIKEDAPGLPQQVSKRYLLLNYPYSNQLVKLELSGAQLRSILEYTATFFVKNQRTGEISFAKKFLEPKYQLYHFDSFYPINYQIEVDRPLGTRVTRLEFNGQPITDQQIFTLVVSKYRAMGGGTYPVYPDLKIVAEYEPEITEIMEDYLRHNSPVKVERAKNYRII, from the coding sequence ATGAAACTGGCTATTTTAGAAACAAGCGACACACATGGATATATCTTCCCCGGAAATTATTTGGTGCGCGGCGATTACAGCGATTCTTTCGGCTTGTTACGGGCCAAAACCGTCTTTGATCAGGTCTATCACAGTTATGGGCGTGGACAAGTAGTAAGTATCGAAAATGGGGACACCCTACAGGGATCTGCTCTAGCATCATATATGACGCACTTGAGAAGTAGCGCAGCAATTGCGGATTTTCAAAGTGCTTATAATGCACTGGATTATGACTTTGGGGTACTGGGTAATCACGACTTTAATTACGGAACTGAGTTGCTTACGGCAAATTTCGCGGTTGCCAACAGGAAACTGATTAATGCGAACATTATAGATAAATCAACACGCCAGCCATTTATGGGCGAAGAATTTGCGCTGATTGAGCGTGGCGGGCTGAAAATTGCCGTCATTGGTGTGACGACGAAATATATTCCTCATTGGGAGAGCCCAGCGCACATTCATAACTTAGAATTTCTGGATGTGGTTGACACCTTAAAGAGGATAGTTCCACAGGTACGAAAACATGCTGACTTGGTGATTGTCAGCTATCACGGTGGCTTTGAAAGTGATTTAGTAACGGGTGAGCCGACTGAGCGGATAACTGGTGAGAATCAGGGCTACGCGATTTTACAAGAAGTCGCCGGAATTGACGTCTTACTTACTGGCCACCAACACCGTGAGATCGCAACGGTTGTCAATGATGTTGTGGTGGTCCAGCCGGGTTATCAGGCTAAAGATGTCACCATGGTTGAGATAGAGTATGAGTTTGAGGACGGCCAGGCTGTAATCAAGAAAAAAACACCGCAGCTACTTAAAACTGCTAATTATGAGGTGGAGCATAAACTACGTGATCAGCTAACGATGTTTAATGATGCTGTAGAAGATTGGCTTGATAAACCAGTTGGGTCACTCACGGAGCCGCTCAAACTGGAATCTGGTGCTAAAGCGCGCATCAATGATGATCCATATCTTAATTTTATTCATCAGGTCCAGTTAAGTCTCACGGATGCAGACATCTCAGCTGCTTCCATTATCAAAGAAGATGCTCCGGGACTACCTCAGCAGGTTTCTAAGCGGTATCTCTTACTGAATTATCCATATTCAAATCAATTAGTTAAGTTAGAGCTTAGCGGCGCCCAGTTGCGCAGTATTCTAGAATATACCGCAACGTTCTTTGTTAAGAATCAGCGGACTGGCGAGATTTCATTTGCCAAGAAATTCCTAGAACCCAAGTACCAGCTATATCACTTTGATTCCTTCTATCCGATTAATTATCAGATTGAGGTTGATCGACCATTAGGCACGCGCGTCACGCGACTAGAATTTAATGGTCAGCCCATCACAGATCAACAAATATTCACACTCGTGGTCAGCAAGTACCGCGCCATGGGTGGTGGAACATATCCCGTTTATCCCGACTTGAAGATTGTGGCCGAGTACGAACCAGAGATCACCGAGATTATGGAAGATTATCTCAGACACAATTCTCCTGTTAAGGTTGAACGAGCCAAGAACTACAGAATTATATAG
- a CDS encoding YjzD family protein yields MRYIVTTVWAILFTMIIGFIASALTSMDFNPMQSVIIGAIFGLFFNVIPYIMDKSVKAK; encoded by the coding sequence ATGCGCTATATTGTCACAACAGTCTGGGCAATTCTGTTTACAATGATTATTGGTTTCATTGCATCAGCATTGACCAGCATGGATTTCAACCCCATGCAATCAGTTATTATTGGAGCCATCTTCGGCCTGTTCTTTAACGTAATCCCTTATATCATGGATAAATCAGTTAAGGCAAAATAA
- a CDS encoding DNA polymerase III subunit alpha, whose product MAFVSLQNISAYSLLQGPTTVADLVQDAVEKGYDSIALTDYNYTYGFLQFNELAQAAGIKPIFGVQLSVKGVVDQSANFNLIFIAKDQIGYQNLLKLSSYSALQKEPQPLDKVHKYLSHLFIITPANATSELVYLDQANHQLIDTYMRDFLTLIPTSSSLYLGVYAADETRNYVATLRQLEKQYDVPLVALEDVLYRDDINQFERKVLVAIGANDKIVDAPALAKMKGSHALLTPQDVAQRYHKFELDDAVRNTEMIAAACNVQLEPVKRRLPVFKQDKFATSSEYLLDLVERGLRFRFKNQPVPKEYRTRIQSELAVINSMGFADYFLIVWDVVRFAHHEYIMTGPGRGSAAGSLVSYALQITGVDPIKYGLIFERFLNPARAQMPDIDLDLPDKDRERVLDYMFTKYGLDHVAQIITFGTFGMKQAVRDTGRVFGQSEFEMKRWSEALGQTGEQTLSAAFAKSKKLQTIVKSSPQNQLIFDTARLIEGLPRNSSTHAAGIVLTDGSLVETVGLQAGSTNSIPLTQQTMTFVEKIGLLKIDFLALSNLTLLDSIVQSVKQNGTNIVLEKIPLDDKETLALFARGDTEGIFQFDNTEDVKRMLRQIKPDSFLDIVAANALNRPGPSVNIPHFVARKHGQEQINYLDPTLEPFLKETYGIMLYQEQVMQVARVFAGFSLADADLLRRAISKKKVALLEEQKQKFIRGAVERGHAKKIAVTVFEYIERFGGYGFNKSHAVAYSMLAFWLAYFKVHFPGDFYASQLNLNQKNLVKSNLYMSSAQYQGIKLAGPNINTSGISYIYSAGVISMGLTSIKGVALNLVKDIIAKRQGTAGPFRDLTDFLQRIEPQFLRVEVIENIVKSGAFDELAPNRHQLLNSVSDAVQAIKLSGNNTSIFDILEPKLEDLPDFDLNEKSAMEEEVLGISFSQNLLIDAQKYAQKLNAVTFDKLEINQMQLIVGKLLKYHQILTKKNEQMAFLTFTDGINQLEVTAFPQIYRDIKAELSEQQVYLLRLKTQADRYDIHAQQHILNNLKKFNFSKKD is encoded by the coding sequence ATGGCATTTGTCAGTTTACAAAATATTAGCGCGTATAGCTTGTTGCAGGGTCCTACTACTGTGGCCGATTTGGTTCAGGATGCCGTAGAAAAGGGCTATGATTCAATTGCACTGACTGATTATAATTACACCTATGGTTTCCTGCAATTTAACGAACTGGCACAGGCAGCGGGTATTAAACCCATATTTGGGGTTCAGCTGAGCGTTAAAGGCGTGGTTGATCAATCGGCTAATTTTAACCTGATTTTTATTGCTAAGGACCAGATTGGGTACCAGAATTTACTTAAATTATCGTCATACTCTGCGTTACAAAAGGAACCACAGCCTCTAGACAAGGTGCATAAGTACTTATCCCACCTGTTTATCATTACCCCAGCAAATGCGACCAGCGAACTAGTGTATCTTGATCAGGCGAACCACCAGTTAATTGATACTTATATGCGAGATTTTTTGACGTTAATCCCTACATCTAGCAGTCTCTATTTGGGTGTTTATGCAGCCGATGAGACAAGAAATTATGTGGCTACATTACGCCAGTTAGAGAAGCAGTACGATGTACCACTGGTTGCGCTAGAAGATGTCTTATATCGTGACGACATCAATCAGTTTGAGCGAAAAGTATTGGTAGCAATTGGTGCGAATGACAAGATTGTGGATGCACCTGCATTAGCTAAGATGAAGGGTAGTCATGCGCTACTTACTCCACAGGATGTGGCACAGCGCTACCACAAATTTGAACTCGATGACGCGGTACGCAATACTGAGATGATCGCTGCTGCTTGTAACGTCCAACTTGAACCGGTTAAACGGCGTCTACCAGTTTTTAAACAAGATAAGTTTGCGACATCAAGCGAGTATCTGCTCGACCTAGTTGAACGGGGTCTCCGTTTCAGGTTTAAGAATCAACCCGTGCCAAAGGAATATCGCACGCGAATTCAGTCTGAGTTGGCTGTGATTAATTCAATGGGCTTTGCTGACTACTTCCTCATTGTTTGGGACGTGGTCAGATTCGCCCACCACGAGTACATCATGACTGGCCCCGGGCGAGGATCGGCAGCTGGTTCACTGGTGTCATATGCGTTACAGATTACTGGTGTTGACCCTATCAAGTACGGTCTCATCTTTGAGCGATTCTTGAATCCTGCTCGAGCACAGATGCCGGATATCGACCTTGATCTTCCAGATAAGGATCGTGAACGCGTTTTGGACTATATGTTTACTAAGTATGGCCTAGATCACGTAGCGCAAATTATTACTTTTGGTACATTCGGAATGAAACAAGCGGTACGCGATACGGGACGAGTTTTTGGTCAAAGTGAATTCGAGATGAAACGGTGGTCTGAGGCATTAGGCCAAACAGGTGAGCAGACTTTGAGTGCGGCGTTTGCCAAATCAAAAAAACTCCAAACGATCGTCAAGAGTTCACCGCAGAATCAGCTGATTTTTGATACGGCCCGCTTGATTGAAGGACTACCGCGGAACAGTTCTACGCATGCTGCCGGCATCGTGCTTACGGATGGGTCACTAGTAGAGACCGTTGGGCTACAGGCCGGTAGCACCAATTCAATCCCGCTTACTCAACAAACGATGACTTTTGTTGAAAAAATCGGGCTTTTGAAAATTGATTTCTTAGCATTAAGTAACCTAACACTATTAGATAGTATTGTGCAGTCAGTGAAGCAAAACGGTACTAATATTGTCTTAGAGAAGATTCCACTTGATGACAAGGAGACACTGGCACTCTTTGCGCGAGGCGACACCGAGGGAATATTCCAGTTTGATAATACCGAGGACGTTAAGCGGATGCTCCGCCAAATTAAGCCAGATAGTTTTCTCGATATTGTAGCAGCAAACGCGTTGAATCGTCCCGGTCCTTCGGTCAATATTCCGCATTTCGTCGCGCGTAAGCACGGGCAGGAGCAAATCAATTACCTCGATCCAACTTTAGAGCCTTTTCTTAAGGAAACATACGGCATCATGCTTTACCAAGAACAGGTAATGCAGGTGGCACGTGTATTTGCAGGTTTTTCACTGGCTGATGCGGATCTGTTGCGGCGTGCAATCTCGAAGAAAAAGGTCGCGTTATTAGAGGAGCAGAAACAGAAGTTCATTCGTGGTGCTGTTGAACGCGGACACGCTAAAAAGATTGCCGTCACCGTTTTTGAATATATCGAGCGATTTGGTGGCTACGGCTTCAACAAGTCTCACGCAGTGGCCTATAGCATGCTTGCCTTTTGGCTTGCTTATTTTAAGGTGCATTTTCCCGGTGATTTCTACGCCAGCCAGTTGAATTTGAATCAGAAGAACTTGGTAAAAAGTAACCTGTATATGAGCTCAGCCCAATATCAAGGAATTAAGTTGGCAGGGCCAAATATAAACACAAGTGGGATATCCTACATCTATAGTGCAGGTGTGATTTCAATGGGTCTGACGTCTATTAAAGGGGTAGCGCTAAATCTCGTAAAGGACATTATCGCTAAAAGACAGGGCACGGCGGGGCCGTTTCGTGATTTAACGGACTTTTTGCAAAGAATTGAACCGCAGTTTCTCCGAGTGGAGGTAATTGAGAATATTGTTAAGTCTGGTGCATTCGACGAGCTGGCTCCAAACAGGCATCAGCTATTGAACAGCGTCTCGGATGCGGTTCAAGCAATCAAGCTCTCGGGGAACAATACGTCCATCTTCGATATATTAGAGCCCAAACTAGAGGACTTACCAGATTTCGATCTGAATGAGAAGTCGGCAATGGAGGAAGAGGTCCTTGGTATCAGCTTTAGTCAGAACTTGTTAATTGATGCACAAAAGTATGCTCAAAAACTGAATGCTGTTACGTTTGACAAGTTGGAAATTAATCAGATGCAGCTGATAGTTGGGAAACTACTTAAATATCATCAAATCCTAACTAAGAAAAATGAGCAGATGGCGTTTCTAACGTTCACAGATGGGATTAATCAGCTAGAAGTGACCGCATTTCCACAGATTTATCGGGATATAAAAGCCGAGCTTTCTGAACAGCAAGTTTATCTATTACGGTTGAAAACCCAGGCCGATCGGTACGATATTCACGCGCAGCAACACATTTTGAACAACCTGAAAAAATTTAATTTTTCAAAGAAGGATTAA
- the pfkA gene encoding 6-phosphofructokinase, producing MKRIGILTSGGDAPGMNAAVRAVARKALDSGLEVFGINYGYAGLVAGDIFQMTSATVADKINRGGTFLYSARYPEFAQVEGQLKGIEQLEKFGIEALVVIGGDGSYHGALRLTEHGYNAIGLPGTIDNDVPYTDFTIGFDSACRTAIDAIDKIRDTASSHQRVFIVNVMGRNCGDIAMWAGVASGADAIVIPERDYDMQEIADNLKQGLANGKSHGIVVLAEGVMSAEKFKDELLKYGDFDARANTLGHMMRGGSPTTQDRVLATKLGVHAVELLLDGKGGLAVGIENNKITSHSMLELFEEKHHGDMSLYDMNKVLAK from the coding sequence ATGAAACGGATAGGTATTTTAACTAGTGGTGGCGACGCTCCTGGTATGAATGCAGCCGTCCGCGCCGTAGCTCGTAAGGCGCTCGACTCAGGATTAGAGGTTTTCGGGATTAATTATGGTTATGCTGGACTAGTTGCTGGAGATATTTTCCAAATGACTTCGGCAACCGTAGCTGACAAAATTAATCGTGGTGGAACTTTCTTATACTCAGCCCGGTATCCAGAATTTGCTCAGGTTGAAGGTCAACTTAAGGGGATCGAACAGCTTGAAAAGTTCGGGATTGAAGCACTTGTAGTAATTGGCGGAGATGGTTCTTACCATGGAGCATTGCGTCTAACTGAACATGGTTATAACGCAATCGGCTTACCTGGTACCATCGATAATGACGTTCCTTACACAGACTTCACTATCGGTTTTGACTCTGCCTGTCGTACTGCGATTGACGCCATTGATAAGATTCGTGACACTGCTTCAAGTCATCAACGTGTATTTATCGTTAATGTCATGGGAAGAAATTGCGGTGATATTGCAATGTGGGCCGGTGTTGCAAGTGGTGCAGACGCAATAGTGATTCCAGAACGTGATTATGACATGCAGGAAATCGCTGATAACCTTAAGCAAGGCTTAGCAAACGGCAAAAGTCACGGAATCGTTGTATTGGCTGAAGGTGTAATGTCAGCAGAGAAATTCAAAGATGAATTGTTGAAGTACGGCGATTTCGATGCTCGTGCAAATACTTTGGGACACATGATGCGTGGCGGTTCACCTACCACACAAGACCGTGTGTTGGCTACCAAACTTGGCGTTCACGCTGTTGAGTTGTTGCTCGATGGTAAAGGCGGTCTTGCTGTTGGAATTGAGAACAACAAGATTACTAGTCACAGTATGCTTGAACTCTTTGAAGAGAAGCATCATGGTGATATGTCACTGTATGACATGAATAAGGTTTTGGCTAAATAA
- the pyk gene encoding pyruvate kinase: MKRTKIVSTLGPASNDLATIKSLIEAGANVFRFNFSHGDHAEQAERMELVRQAEKETGKLVGILLDTKGAEIRTTPQKDGKFEVETGHVLRISMDDTLEGTPEKIAVTYPGLYADTHVGGHVLIDDGLVDLLITEKDEANRELVTKAQNPGLIGSRKGVNAPGVEIRLPGITEKDADDIRFGIEQGINFIAASFVRKAQDVLDIREILEEKHAEHIKIFPKIESQEGIDNIDSILKVSDGLMVARGDMGVEIPFVNVPFVQKDLIRKCNALGKPVITATQMLDSMQENPRPTRAEVTDVANAVMDGTDATMLSGESANGDYPYEAVKAMNDINLRTEEQMDQRNTLALQRFEDYSGSNVTEAVGESVVRAAEELGVKTIITATNSGYTARMISKYRPSADIVALTFDEKVQRSLTVQWGVYPVLTNRPSSTDDMFDKATEVAKETGLVEDGDLVIIVAGVPVGESGTTNVMKLQLIGSKLAQGIGVGEQSVIGTALVADNADDANNNIKDGDILVTKTTDKDYLPAIKKASALIVENGGLTSHASIVGISLGIPVVVGASEATTKIKNGEKITVDSRRGAIYRGEAVNM, from the coding sequence ATGAAAAGAACAAAAATTGTCAGCACATTAGGACCCGCAAGTAATGACCTTGCAACCATCAAGTCATTAATCGAAGCAGGTGCAAATGTTTTCCGTTTCAACTTCTCACATGGTGACCATGCTGAACAAGCTGAAAGAATGGAACTTGTAAGACAAGCCGAGAAGGAAACTGGCAAGCTTGTTGGTATACTACTTGATACTAAGGGTGCAGAAATCAGAACTACACCTCAAAAAGATGGCAAGTTCGAGGTTGAAACTGGCCACGTACTCCGGATTTCAATGGATGACACTCTTGAAGGTACTCCAGAGAAGATTGCAGTTACTTATCCTGGACTATACGCTGATACTCATGTTGGTGGACATGTGCTCATCGATGATGGTTTGGTTGATCTTTTGATTACTGAAAAAGACGAAGCTAACCGCGAATTAGTTACTAAAGCACAAAACCCTGGCTTAATCGGTTCACGGAAGGGTGTTAACGCACCTGGTGTTGAGATTCGCCTCCCAGGAATCACCGAAAAAGATGCCGATGACATTCGTTTTGGTATTGAGCAAGGTATTAACTTTATCGCGGCTTCATTCGTAAGAAAAGCACAAGATGTCTTAGATATCCGTGAAATTCTTGAAGAAAAGCACGCTGAGCACATTAAGATTTTCCCTAAGATTGAATCACAAGAAGGTATCGACAACATTGACTCAATCTTGAAAGTATCTGACGGTTTAATGGTTGCTCGTGGTGACATGGGTGTGGAAATTCCTTTCGTGAACGTGCCATTTGTTCAAAAGGACTTAATCAGAAAGTGCAACGCACTTGGTAAGCCAGTTATTACTGCTACCCAAATGTTGGATTCAATGCAAGAAAACCCACGTCCTACACGTGCTGAAGTAACTGACGTTGCTAACGCTGTGATGGATGGTACTGATGCAACTATGCTTTCTGGTGAATCAGCAAACGGTGACTACCCATATGAAGCCGTTAAGGCAATGAACGACATCAACTTGCGGACTGAGGAACAGATGGACCAAAGAAATACTTTAGCTCTGCAACGATTTGAAGACTACTCAGGTTCAAATGTGACCGAAGCCGTTGGTGAGTCAGTTGTCCGGGCTGCAGAAGAACTTGGTGTGAAGACAATTATTACAGCTACTAACTCTGGTTACACAGCAAGAATGATTTCTAAGTACCGTCCCAGTGCTGATATCGTTGCCCTTACTTTTGATGAAAAAGTTCAACGTTCATTAACTGTTCAATGGGGTGTTTACCCAGTCTTGACTAACCGTCCTTCATCAACTGATGACATGTTCGACAAAGCAACGGAAGTTGCTAAAGAAACTGGTTTAGTTGAAGATGGCGATCTAGTAATCATCGTTGCCGGCGTTCCTGTTGGTGAATCTGGTACAACTAACGTGATGAAGCTTCAATTGATTGGTTCTAAGTTGGCGCAAGGTATCGGTGTTGGCGAACAATCAGTAATTGGTACTGCTTTAGTTGCAGATAACGCTGATGATGCTAATAACAACATCAAAGATGGTGACATCCTCGTAACAAAGACAACTGATAAGGACTACCTGCCTGCAATTAAGAAGGCAAGTGCTTTAATAGTTGAAAATGGTGGTTTAACATCACATGCTTCAATCGTTGGTATCTCACTTGGCATTCCAGTCGTAGTTGGTGCTTCAGAAGCAACTACTAAGATTAAGAATGGTGAGAAGATTACCGTTGATTCACGTCGTGGAGCAATCTACCGTGGTGAAGCTGTTAACATGTAA
- a CDS encoding S1-like domain-containing RNA-binding protein produces MLGQIVNGKVIDLNQEAFFVQTAGITFCLAKNAVATDERILELGDTVQGFVYENREREMVMTQYYPRAQVDQYGWGTVTDVRKDLGVFVDIGLPDKDVVVSLDDLPLDHPKWPKAGDQLLVALEEDHKNRLWAKLADDAIFQQLAVKFPKGMEHKNLKVTVYASRFVGAFALSSDYYLTFIHESQLLQVPRLGEVLEARVIGEGSHGRLNLSTLPQSFEVIDDDAQMILMMIKRTADKTLPFADSSAAEDIKQHFGISKSSFKRAIGHLLKNRLITQDKEKHEIKLVDHDEAE; encoded by the coding sequence TTGTTAGGACAAATTGTTAATGGAAAAGTTATAGATCTAAATCAAGAGGCGTTTTTCGTCCAGACTGCTGGCATTACTTTTTGCCTTGCTAAAAACGCGGTTGCGACCGACGAACGAATCCTTGAGCTCGGAGATACGGTACAGGGATTTGTCTATGAGAATCGTGAACGTGAGATGGTCATGACCCAATATTATCCACGGGCACAAGTTGACCAATATGGCTGGGGAACGGTGACTGACGTCCGCAAAGATCTCGGCGTATTTGTTGATATCGGCTTACCTGATAAGGACGTTGTGGTTTCACTCGATGACTTGCCGCTAGATCACCCGAAATGGCCTAAAGCAGGTGACCAGCTCCTGGTTGCCTTAGAGGAGGACCATAAGAATCGGCTCTGGGCCAAACTAGCTGACGATGCAATTTTTCAACAACTTGCCGTGAAATTTCCGAAGGGAATGGAGCACAAAAATCTCAAAGTTACCGTTTATGCAAGTAGATTTGTTGGCGCTTTTGCCTTATCAAGTGACTACTATCTGACTTTTATTCATGAATCTCAATTACTCCAAGTTCCACGCTTGGGTGAAGTTTTAGAGGCGCGGGTAATTGGCGAAGGCAGTCATGGTCGACTCAATCTGAGTACTTTACCGCAAAGCTTTGAGGTGATTGATGACGATGCGCAGATGATCTTGATGATGATCAAGCGCACAGCAGATAAAACACTACCATTTGCGGATTCTAGTGCGGCGGAAGATATTAAACAGCATTTTGGAATTAGCAAGTCTAGCTTCAAACGGGCCATCGGGCACCTATTGAAGAATAGATTGATCACGCAAGATAAAGAGAAGCATGAGATTAAGTTAGTTGACCATGACGAAGCTGAATGA
- the xerD gene encoding site-specific tyrosine recombinase XerD, which yields MTKLNEIIADYLRFARLERGLSHNSIVAYRQDLTEYTNFLAGQGLTTFQVPAVTIDYFLATQRDQQKKTSSVSRMISALRKFYQWLIKEEIVEIDPMQEIDSPKHERHLPVVLSVSEVERLIEQPNTTTSLGLRDRALLELLYATGMRVSEIISLSMSNLHLDLKLIKVLGKGNKERLIPVGNVALFWLQKYLSEVRERQLLDAGIATDIVFLNARGRKLTRQGVWKKLKTYVTSAGITKDVTPHTMRHTFATHLLENGADLRVVQELLGHSDISTTQIYTHVSQKRLLEVYQEAHPRA from the coding sequence ATGACGAAGCTGAATGAAATTATCGCTGATTACCTACGATTTGCCCGCTTAGAACGCGGATTATCCCATAATTCAATCGTCGCGTACCGCCAGGATTTGACAGAGTATACCAATTTCTTGGCTGGTCAAGGGCTTACCACCTTTCAGGTACCGGCAGTCACCATTGACTACTTCTTAGCGACGCAACGTGACCAGCAGAAGAAAACAAGTTCCGTAAGCCGCATGATTTCGGCTCTTAGAAAGTTTTACCAGTGGTTAATCAAAGAGGAAATCGTGGAGATTGATCCCATGCAAGAGATCGATTCACCGAAACACGAACGACATTTACCGGTTGTGCTCAGTGTTTCCGAGGTTGAACGACTGATAGAACAGCCCAATACTACAACCTCTCTTGGTTTGCGTGATCGTGCACTCCTCGAGCTTCTATACGCTACAGGTATGCGGGTCTCCGAGATTATCAGTTTAAGTATGAGTAACCTACATCTGGATCTTAAATTAATTAAGGTTCTGGGTAAGGGAAACAAAGAACGGCTGATTCCCGTTGGTAACGTCGCCTTGTTCTGGCTACAGAAGTATCTCAGTGAGGTCCGTGAACGCCAACTATTAGACGCTGGGATTGCCACCGATATTGTTTTCTTGAACGCCCGGGGTCGAAAGCTTACCCGTCAGGGAGTCTGGAAGAAACTGAAGACCTATGTAACTAGTGCCGGGATTACGAAAGATGTGACGCCACATACAATGCGGCACACTTTTGCAACTCATTTATTGGAAAATGGCGCTGATTTGCGTGTGGTGCAAGAATTACTGGGGCATAGTGATATCTCGACTACCCAAATCTACACGCACGTCTCGCAAAAACGCCTGCTGGAAGTTTATCAAGAAGCTCATCCTAGAGCATAG
- a CDS encoding segregation and condensation protein A, which produces MDNLELNLPNFEGPLDLLLHLIKSQKIDIYDIPIAQITQQYLSYLNQMKRMNLNLAGEYFVLASTLLRIKSSVLLPKNDFVEGEYDEDVDPRQELVDQLLQYELFQKVAVFLKERDLETPKVQSKEPTNPPDKLLKPLPVGVVTSTDLSNTFAQIMQRYQLRRPQIGTLTISEASVEFQVDYLKQMFEQKSSLSFFNLIENQLDINYVVGLFLAVLELVSKKFLIVIQHNQFADLILQKNEDA; this is translated from the coding sequence ATGGATAACCTGGAACTTAACTTACCCAACTTTGAGGGGCCACTAGATTTGCTCCTCCACCTGATTAAGTCACAGAAAATCGATATCTACGATATTCCAATTGCACAAATTACACAGCAGTATCTAAGCTATCTTAATCAGATGAAACGAATGAATTTAAACCTGGCGGGGGAATATTTTGTTTTGGCATCGACACTGCTACGCATTAAATCATCCGTCCTTTTACCCAAAAACGACTTTGTTGAGGGTGAATATGATGAGGATGTGGACCCTAGACAGGAACTGGTCGACCAGCTGCTACAGTACGAGTTATTTCAGAAGGTGGCGGTATTTCTCAAAGAGCGAGATTTAGAGACACCAAAGGTGCAGTCCAAAGAGCCCACCAATCCACCAGATAAACTATTGAAGCCACTGCCAGTCGGGGTGGTGACGTCGACGGATCTGAGTAATACTTTTGCACAAATTATGCAACGCTATCAGTTACGGCGTCCGCAAATTGGGACGCTAACGATTAGTGAGGCCTCGGTCGAGTTTCAGGTGGACTACCTCAAGCAGATGTTTGAGCAGAAAAGCAGTTTAAGCTTCTTTAACTTGATTGAGAATCAGTTAGACATCAACTATGTGGTAGGATTATTTCTGGCAGTACTCGAGTTGGTCAGCAAGAAGTTTTTGATTGTTATCCAACACAATCAATTTGCTGATTTGATTTTACAAAAAAATGAGGATGCTTAA